Proteins encoded within one genomic window of Candidatus Nezhaarchaeota archaeon:
- a CDS encoding molybdopterin-dependent oxidoreductase, which translates to MSCEAAEKEDGQRICYISHGLGGVGSSAEPLEAHVKGGKIIRIRPVYFRNIRLYEIKARGKSFTQPPKSLPFWISLAYKKRAYSPNRVLYPLKRIDFDPDAPPEKRNTQNRGRSPFVRISWEEAIDIIVKELKRIKEKYGLRAVLVQDDGHGQCGFIQTPHGIYHELFRQLGEWTMQVRNPDSWEGWYWGAKHVWGMEGVHAGLPHQDAIFDDILENCEVLIFTGCDPETTVAGFAGQIGSVICRWFKEAGIKIISIAPDCNFATALHADKWIPIRPNTDAALYLAIAYVWIKEGTYDKRFIETHTVGFEEFKKYVMGEEDGVPKTPEWAERITGVPARIIKALARVWAKKRTSIANFFGGPKIRGPYSHEPARLEVIVLAMQGLGKPGRQFLRGFYAAATGKRIAAIPQYPDVSGSFVGNPLARYTVTCADAPFIVPKVLVYDAILNPPITWYGTGAIGDTRENQFQRYVFPPPGHPGIKAIWNANCCYITCWNRKMIEAYRSPSVEFIVAVSPWLENEAIFADIILPAQTIFEHEDMILSTRSFVSVVAYQDRCIEPLGESKSDYEIARLIAERMGIGDKFPPPQELMKQLYEKMWPRLRYGVSWEEFKEKRKIVVADHPTWEEWKRIQKEIEAKMGLTWGARPGLTWFYELPEGKGLETPTGKLEIVSTGLAKHFPDDKERPPMPRWIPYGDTHQESLFHPRAKKYPLLLVSNHPRWRFHAQGDDITWIREIPTAKIKGPDGYYYEPVWIHPIDAAKRGIKHGDIVKVYNERGAVLCAAYVTERIMPGCVSVYHGSRADLISTDPLIDRGGAIDLIVPEKPASKNTVGQVCSGILVEVEKVDVFELMKQYPEAFKRPLHPDVGVWRATWIKEVA; encoded by the coding sequence ATGTCTTGTGAGGCGGCTGAGAAGGAGGATGGACAGAGAATCTGTTATATAAGCCATGGGCTTGGAGGCGTAGGTAGCTCTGCAGAACCCCTCGAAGCCCACGTTAAAGGCGGCAAAATAATAAGGATAAGACCTGTGTACTTTAGGAACATTAGGCTCTACGAGATAAAAGCTAGGGGCAAGTCCTTCACTCAACCACCGAAAAGCCTACCATTCTGGATAAGCCTTGCCTACAAGAAGCGCGCTTACTCGCCAAATAGAGTACTATACCCGCTGAAGAGAATCGATTTCGATCCTGATGCTCCACCAGAGAAGAGGAATACACAGAATAGAGGCAGGAGCCCGTTCGTTAGGATATCTTGGGAGGAAGCAATAGACATAATAGTTAAGGAGTTAAAGAGGATCAAGGAGAAGTATGGTTTAAGAGCCGTTTTAGTCCAAGATGATGGTCACGGACAGTGCGGCTTCATACAAACACCTCATGGAATATATCACGAGCTCTTCCGCCAATTAGGAGAATGGACTATGCAGGTGAGGAACCCTGATAGCTGGGAGGGCTGGTATTGGGGTGCAAAGCATGTATGGGGCATGGAGGGGGTACATGCAGGTCTTCCTCATCAAGACGCCATATTTGATGACATACTAGAGAACTGTGAGGTCCTAATATTTACTGGTTGTGACCCAGAGACTACTGTAGCCGGGTTTGCTGGGCAAATAGGTAGTGTGATATGCAGATGGTTCAAGGAGGCAGGCATAAAGATCATCTCGATAGCCCCTGATTGCAACTTTGCTACAGCATTGCATGCCGATAAGTGGATTCCGATAAGGCCAAACACCGACGCTGCCCTCTACCTAGCTATAGCATACGTGTGGATAAAGGAGGGCACTTACGATAAGAGGTTCATAGAGACTCACACCGTTGGGTTTGAGGAGTTCAAGAAGTACGTGATGGGAGAGGAGGACGGAGTCCCCAAGACTCCTGAGTGGGCTGAGAGAATCACTGGGGTCCCAGCAAGGATAATAAAGGCCCTCGCTAGGGTGTGGGCGAAGAAGAGGACGTCAATAGCGAACTTCTTTGGAGGGCCGAAGATAAGAGGGCCCTACTCTCACGAGCCTGCAAGGCTGGAAGTTATAGTACTGGCGATGCAAGGTCTAGGGAAGCCCGGTAGACAGTTTCTTAGAGGATTCTATGCAGCTGCTACTGGAAAGAGGATAGCGGCAATACCTCAATACCCAGACGTTAGCGGCTCATTCGTTGGCAATCCGCTAGCTAGATATACCGTCACCTGCGCCGATGCCCCCTTCATAGTCCCTAAGGTGCTAGTTTACGATGCCATACTCAACCCGCCAATAACCTGGTATGGTACTGGGGCCATTGGAGACACCAGAGAGAACCAGTTCCAGAGGTACGTGTTCCCCCCTCCAGGTCATCCAGGGATAAAGGCTATATGGAATGCGAATTGCTGCTACATAACCTGTTGGAACAGGAAGATGATAGAGGCATATAGAAGCCCTAGTGTAGAGTTCATAGTGGCGGTCTCTCCATGGCTCGAGAACGAGGCCATATTCGCAGACATAATATTACCAGCTCAAACGATATTCGAACACGAGGACATGATACTATCAACCAGATCTTTCGTGAGTGTTGTTGCGTACCAGGATAGATGCATCGAGCCCTTGGGAGAGTCCAAGAGCGATTACGAGATAGCCCGCTTGATAGCAGAGAGGATGGGCATTGGAGACAAGTTCCCGCCACCTCAAGAGCTTATGAAGCAGCTCTACGAGAAGATGTGGCCTAGGCTAAGGTATGGAGTAAGCTGGGAGGAGTTCAAAGAGAAGAGGAAGATAGTGGTAGCTGATCACCCAACGTGGGAGGAGTGGAAGAGGATACAGAAGGAGATAGAAGCGAAGATGGGCCTAACGTGGGGCGCTAGGCCAGGTCTCACCTGGTTCTACGAGCTACCTGAAGGTAAAGGGCTTGAGACTCCGACGGGAAAGTTGGAGATAGTCTCAACTGGCTTGGCTAAGCACTTCCCAGATGATAAAGAAAGACCACCAATGCCGCGCTGGATACCGTACGGCGATACTCACCAGGAGAGCCTATTCCATCCAAGAGCTAAGAAGTACCCATTGTTGTTAGTATCGAATCACCCAAGGTGGAGGTTCCACGCTCAAGGAGACGACATAACATGGATTAGAGAAATACCAACAGCTAAGATTAAGGGCCCTGATGGTTATTACTACGAGCCCGTGTGGATACATCCAATTGACGCAGCTAAGAGGGGTATAAAGCATGGCGATATAGTGAAGGTCTACAATGAGAGAGGGGCCGTCTTGTGTGCTGCATACGTCACTGAGAGGATAATGCCTGGCTGTGTCTCAGTTTATCATGGATCTAGAGCCGATCTAATATCAACAGATCCACTCATAGATAGAGGAGGAGCCATAGATCTAATAGTACCAGAGAAACCCGCATCAAAGAACACCGTCGGACAAGTTTGCAGCGGCATCCTAGTCGAGGTTGAGAAGGTCGACGTATTCGAGCTTATGAAGCAATATCCAGAAGCTTTTAAGAGACCCCTACACCCCGACGTAGGGGTATGGCGTGCTACTTGGATTAAGGAGGTGGCTTGA
- a CDS encoding 4Fe-4S dicluster domain-containing protein, translated as MLLGLRRWLEVGKVFIIDVSKCNGCYDCQLACKDEHVDNDWSPYAKPQPDTGHFWLKIYEFERGTIPKVKVTYIPRICMHCDNPPCMAACPVGAIVKRTDGIVLIDPEKCNGCKKCISACPYEAIYFNDQLNIAQKCTGCAHLIDGRDPLINIPRCVDVCPFDAIKIGEEEELKDLIKKAETLNPEFEKKRPFAISKSENVYKPRVYYLNLPRPFIAGAVYDPDVDECIEGAKVIAEDEETKATYTTVTDEFGDFWLKDLEWNRSYTIRIEKEGYEAWVLSGIRTDKDVNLGDIALIRKTK; from the coding sequence GTGCTACTTGGATTAAGGAGGTGGCTTGAAGTGGGCAAAGTCTTCATTATAGACGTGTCCAAGTGTAATGGTTGCTATGATTGTCAGTTGGCCTGCAAAGACGAGCATGTTGACAATGACTGGAGCCCCTACGCGAAGCCCCAACCTGATACAGGGCATTTCTGGCTTAAGATTTACGAGTTTGAGAGAGGAACAATACCTAAAGTGAAGGTGACGTACATACCAAGGATATGCATGCATTGCGACAATCCTCCATGCATGGCCGCTTGCCCTGTGGGAGCAATAGTAAAGAGAACCGATGGTATCGTTCTAATAGACCCTGAGAAGTGCAATGGTTGTAAGAAGTGCATCTCGGCATGCCCGTATGAAGCAATTTACTTCAATGATCAGCTTAACATAGCTCAGAAGTGTACTGGTTGCGCACACTTGATTGACGGTCGAGACCCCCTCATAAATATTCCAAGATGCGTTGATGTCTGTCCATTCGATGCCATAAAGATCGGGGAAGAGGAGGAGTTAAAGGACTTAATTAAGAAAGCCGAAACTCTGAATCCAGAGTTTGAGAAGAAGAGACCCTTTGCAATTAGTAAGTCAGAGAACGTCTATAAGCCTAGGGTTTATTATCTCAACCTTCCACGACCATTCATAGCTGGAGCAGTTTACGACCCCGATGTCGATGAATGTATTGAGGGGGCTAAGGTTATAGCGGAGGATGAAGAGACTAAGGCAACCTACACAACTGTGACTGATGAGTTTGGGGACTTCTGGTTAAAGGATCTTGAATGGAATCGCAGCTACACCATTAGAATAGAGAAGGAAGGCTACGAAGCGTGGGTGCTCAGCGGAATTAGAACAGATAAAGACGTGAACTTAGGGGATATAGCTCTGATTAGAAAGACTAAGTAA
- a CDS encoding (Fe-S)-binding protein — translation MEAIREVLERCITCYACVSECPFLSSLGKTPRSISEEALRGTDLTMLYAFSCFLCEFCKAICPQRVDVSQMFLEIREVLASDALPLCSYVKLLFCDEPTSLINVYKRKVNYREVQALKRSRHAFLPGCSMIYFSPKAISKAHAALSRVLGDVSILDICCGKPVHDFGLKERAVKWLNNILKELSERGCDVVITACPNCYYYLKRMLPRDFNVMTVYEVLKEEPLSEIRDLKVTVHDSCPDRFDGVFANEVRSTLALCDIVEMKHTKNRTLCCGAGGLVAYTNPQLSQFLASTRVQEALEAQADIIITYCYTCAGTLSGLQPPIKVRHVLDLLLGVEESYVARQGELLKIINELMSEAKI, via the coding sequence TTGGAGGCTATAAGAGAAGTTCTCGAAAGGTGCATTACGTGCTATGCTTGCGTAAGTGAGTGCCCATTCCTATCGAGCTTAGGCAAGACGCCTCGAAGTATCTCTGAAGAAGCGTTAAGGGGCACTGACTTAACTATGTTATACGCTTTCTCGTGCTTTCTATGCGAGTTTTGTAAGGCCATATGCCCTCAACGTGTTGACGTCTCCCAAATGTTCCTGGAGATCAGGGAGGTCTTAGCATCAGATGCGCTTCCACTATGCTCCTATGTCAAGTTACTGTTTTGTGATGAGCCCACCTCCTTAATAAACGTTTATAAGAGGAAGGTAAACTACCGTGAAGTTCAAGCTCTCAAGCGCTCTCGACATGCTTTCCTACCGGGCTGTTCAATGATTTACTTCTCACCCAAAGCCATTTCAAAAGCACACGCTGCATTGAGCAGGGTCCTTGGCGACGTAAGCATTCTGGATATCTGCTGTGGGAAGCCTGTGCACGATTTCGGATTAAAGGAAAGAGCAGTGAAGTGGCTTAACAACATACTCAAAGAACTAAGCGAGCGTGGATGCGACGTAGTAATAACTGCTTGCCCTAATTGTTACTACTACCTTAAGCGCATGCTACCAAGAGACTTCAATGTAATGACAGTATACGAAGTATTGAAGGAAGAACCCTTGAGTGAGATAAGAGACTTAAAGGTTACAGTGCACGATAGTTGCCCTGATAGGTTTGATGGTGTTTTTGCTAATGAAGTCCGCAGTACGTTAGCACTATGTGATATTGTTGAGATGAAACATACGAAGAATAGGACGTTGTGCTGTGGAGCTGGCGGTCTTGTAGCTTATACGAACCCTCAGCTCTCACAATTTTTGGCTAGCACCAGAGTTCAAGAGGCATTGGAGGCGCAAGCCGATATCATCATCACCTATTGCTACACTTGCGCTGGTACGCTCTCAGGCCTTCAACCACCCATAAAAGTGAGGCACGTCTTAGACTTACTACTTGGAGTAGAAGAGTCCTATGTTGCAAGGCAAGGAGAGCTACTAAAGATAATCAACGAGTTAATGAGTGAGGCCAAGATTTAA
- a CDS encoding AAA family ATPase — protein MLIVAVTGGKGGAGKSTIATNVAVALSSMGKRVLLVDSDVDNPNDHIFLDVNPRRVMPIRIFTPEVDLDKCVKCGMCNAVCPEGAIVVKGVELPIVYEEACCGCKSCLYICPHNAIYNRGRDLGYVRSATRGNLRVIVGELKPTEAKSSLVVNKLIRIVKDYMKVENFDFVIIDTSPGVHSAVIQALRVADVAIAVSEPTPLGVVTMKMTIDLLNAMKLKWIAFINKSTTSPNHREELEKLCKLHGAQAIFELPYDETIFRMNMNYKLFVESDSPLKTVLFNLADYLVRLELDKEGSA, from the coding sequence ATGCTGATCGTCGCAGTCACTGGGGGTAAGGGAGGAGCCGGAAAGAGCACTATAGCTACAAACGTAGCCGTGGCTCTATCAAGTATGGGAAAACGGGTCTTGCTGGTTGACTCTGACGTCGATAATCCGAATGACCATATATTCCTCGACGTAAATCCAAGGAGGGTTATGCCAATCAGGATCTTCACCCCAGAAGTAGACTTAGATAAATGCGTCAAGTGCGGCATGTGCAATGCCGTCTGTCCTGAGGGGGCTATCGTTGTAAAGGGGGTCGAATTACCAATTGTGTATGAGGAAGCTTGTTGTGGTTGCAAGTCCTGCTTATACATTTGCCCCCACAACGCCATATACAACAGAGGACGGGATTTAGGATACGTTCGTAGTGCCACTAGAGGTAATCTAAGGGTAATAGTTGGCGAGCTTAAGCCAACTGAAGCAAAATCCTCCCTCGTCGTTAATAAATTGATTAGGATTGTCAAGGACTACATGAAGGTGGAGAATTTCGACTTCGTAATCATAGACACCTCGCCTGGAGTGCATAGTGCAGTAATTCAAGCACTAAGAGTGGCTGACGTGGCCATCGCCGTGTCCGAGCCCACACCGTTAGGGGTCGTCACGATGAAGATGACGATAGACCTCTTGAACGCCATGAAACTTAAGTGGATAGCTTTCATAAACAAGAGTACTACTTCTCCAAACCATAGAGAAGAACTAGAGAAGTTGTGTAAGCTTCATGGAGCTCAAGCAATTTTTGAACTACCTTACGATGAGACAATCTTCAGAATGAACATGAATTACAAATTGTTTGTTGAAAGCGATAGCCCCTTAAAGACCGTATTGTTCAATCTAGCTGACTACTTAGTGAGATTAGAGTTGGACAAGGAAGGCAGTGCTTAA
- a CDS encoding ATP-binding protein has translation MVPIKEIVVVSGKGGSGKTVFAASLAYLFHQEGFKVMAADVDVDTPTLHFMLPIKRRLKRYEIYMSRKAVIDVSKCTKCMRCVETCPYEAIVVDFNGLRVEPFYCEGCSACAHVCPVSAASMKESRTGSMIFAETEFGFPIFTAQLEIGEHSTGPLVNELRERAREIAKEQSVDILVVDGSPGIGCTIISSIVGADYVVLVSEPTPQSLRGAFRAAKIAQQFRVCAGFVLNKSMGYPVEDEVEKMLSIMNARLIGKIPYDYAVVESLTMLKPVVAYKPDSPASRAIRIAYENVKIGTGIRRC, from the coding sequence GTGGTTCCCATAAAGGAGATAGTGGTAGTCAGCGGTAAAGGTGGATCTGGGAAAACAGTCTTTGCAGCTTCGTTGGCCTATCTATTTCATCAAGAAGGGTTTAAGGTTATGGCCGCTGACGTCGATGTCGATACTCCAACCCTCCACTTCATGCTACCGATCAAGAGGAGACTTAAGCGCTATGAGATCTACATGTCCAGAAAGGCCGTAATTGATGTTAGCAAGTGCACTAAGTGTATGAGGTGTGTAGAGACTTGCCCCTATGAGGCCATAGTCGTTGACTTCAATGGCCTTCGTGTAGAACCTTTTTACTGTGAGGGATGTAGTGCGTGCGCGCACGTATGTCCCGTCTCGGCAGCATCCATGAAGGAGTCGAGGACTGGCTCCATGATCTTCGCCGAGACGGAGTTTGGCTTTCCAATATTTACAGCACAGCTTGAGATAGGTGAGCATAGCACTGGACCGCTGGTTAATGAGCTTAGGGAGAGAGCTCGTGAAATTGCAAAAGAGCAAAGCGTTGACATATTGGTTGTAGATGGATCTCCAGGTATAGGCTGTACGATCATATCATCCATAGTAGGAGCCGATTACGTTGTTCTAGTTAGCGAGCCGACACCTCAATCACTCAGGGGGGCCTTTAGGGCTGCTAAGATAGCACAGCAATTTAGAGTCTGTGCAGGATTCGTACTAAACAAGTCAATGGGCTATCCGGTTGAGGATGAAGTTGAGAAGATGCTATCAATCATGAATGCTAGATTGATAGGTAAGATACCATACGACTATGCAGTCGTGGAATCCTTGACCATGCTTAAACCGGTAGTAGCCTATAAGCCAGATAGCCCTGCGTCAAGAGCTATTAGGATTGCATATGAGAACGTGAAGATAGGGACCGGGATAAGGAGATGCTGA
- a CDS encoding class I SAM-dependent methyltransferase translates to MVPRTTVYFPTPEEVTLKMLEITNASKDDVLYDLGCGDGRVLILAAKKVGLRCVGVEIRKELVEQARQRVIKEGLQDLVVIHHGDMFQFDVSDATIVYLYLTTDLNLQLKPKLERELKKGTRVVSHQFEVPGWKPVRVEGVADFFGQPHKLYLYIVK, encoded by the coding sequence ATGGTTCCGAGGACTACCGTCTACTTCCCCACACCAGAAGAAGTCACACTTAAGATGCTTGAGATCACCAATGCAAGTAAGGACGATGTCCTCTACGACCTTGGTTGTGGAGATGGCAGGGTACTCATTCTAGCGGCCAAGAAGGTTGGTTTAAGGTGCGTGGGCGTTGAGATAAGGAAGGAGCTTGTGGAGCAAGCTAGGCAGAGGGTAATTAAAGAGGGGTTGCAGGATTTAGTCGTGATACATCATGGCGACATGTTTCAATTCGATGTGAGCGATGCTACTATAGTATACTTGTACCTGACAACAGACCTAAACCTGCAGCTGAAGCCAAAGCTTGAGAGAGAACTTAAAAAGGGTACGAGGGTTGTCTCTCATCAATTCGAAGTTCCGGGATGGAAGCCTGTGAGGGTTGAAGGTGTAGCTGACTTCTTCGGTCAACCTCATAAGCTATACCTATACATTGTTAAGTGA
- a CDS encoding radical SAM protein, which translates to MRVLDETQSLCPKCLSLTQARVVTDGVRVYMEKACENHGIFKALLWSDLTLYERALKFARRGRLPRFRTNTERGCPYDCGLCSRHEQHTCLAIIEVTDACNQLCPVCLADSKSSSTWEPTLDELKDAMKELLWQEGGPTAIQFSGGEPTLRKDLPDIVATARDLGFKCIEVDTNGVELARNPHLIKELAESGLSGIYLQFDGLTPDVYLTLRGADLLRVKEKVIKSSIDEGLSVTLAMTVVKGVNDGQLWDVVKYAISAGAIGVNFQPFAALGRYPPSLFNPLDRTTISDVQVKMEEQSRGAIRALDFVPVPCPDPRCSSLVYACYDEEKRVKVISRLADMEELIDKYSLRDRFVEFDELIKSITSELCCSEAHLEGCRLQDLGSQLRFILEHLKPQGFFSIGCHFAQDVWTIDIKRLKKCCVHELRKQGYLVPFCLFNVTAIDGTRLYRGKM; encoded by the coding sequence GTGAGAGTGCTAGATGAAACTCAAAGTCTATGTCCTAAGTGCCTATCGCTTACACAAGCTAGAGTGGTAACTGATGGAGTCAGAGTCTACATGGAGAAGGCTTGTGAGAACCATGGAATCTTTAAAGCTCTGCTATGGAGCGATCTAACGCTGTATGAGAGGGCTCTAAAGTTCGCTAGGAGGGGGAGACTGCCAAGGTTTCGAACGAATACTGAGAGAGGCTGTCCATACGATTGTGGACTGTGCTCGCGTCATGAGCAACACACTTGCCTTGCAATAATTGAAGTCACAGATGCATGTAATCAACTTTGCCCTGTATGTCTCGCCGATTCTAAGAGCTCGTCAACATGGGAGCCGACACTAGACGAGTTAAAGGACGCTATGAAGGAGTTGCTATGGCAAGAAGGCGGACCAACAGCAATACAGTTCTCGGGAGGTGAACCAACCTTGAGGAAGGACCTTCCAGACATTGTAGCTACAGCTAGGGACTTGGGATTCAAGTGCATTGAGGTTGATACGAACGGTGTAGAGCTGGCTAGGAACCCTCACTTAATCAAGGAGCTGGCGGAATCAGGTTTAAGTGGAATTTATCTTCAATTCGATGGTCTTACGCCAGACGTTTACCTTACGCTTCGAGGAGCTGACCTCCTTAGAGTCAAGGAGAAGGTAATAAAGAGCAGCATTGATGAAGGACTATCAGTTACGTTGGCTATGACGGTGGTGAAAGGGGTTAATGATGGTCAGCTATGGGACGTCGTAAAGTATGCAATTTCGGCGGGGGCTATTGGGGTAAACTTCCAACCTTTTGCGGCCCTAGGTAGGTATCCTCCGTCCCTCTTTAACCCTCTCGATAGGACGACCATAAGTGATGTCCAGGTTAAGATGGAGGAGCAAAGCAGAGGGGCGATTAGGGCATTGGATTTCGTTCCAGTACCTTGTCCCGATCCTAGGTGTTCATCTCTTGTATATGCTTGTTACGACGAGGAGAAGAGGGTTAAAGTGATAAGCAGGCTAGCAGATATGGAAGAGCTTATCGATAAATATTCGTTGAGGGATCGATTTGTAGAATTTGATGAGTTAATCAAGTCTATAACCTCTGAGCTTTGTTGTTCAGAGGCCCACTTAGAGGGGTGCAGACTTCAAGATCTTGGCTCGCAGCTCAGATTCATTCTGGAACATTTAAAACCTCAAGGCTTCTTTAGCATTGGATGCCACTTTGCTCAAGACGTTTGGACCATAGACATCAAAAGGTTAAAGAAGTGCTGTGTTCACGAGCTTAGGAAGCAGGGCTACTTAGTTCCCTTCTGTCTCTTTAACGTCACCGCAATTGATGGAACAAGGCTTTATAGAGGTAAGATGTGA
- a CDS encoding molybdopterin-dependent oxidoreductase, translated as MSESEVIVKKIGCHSGEPGCWLRCGLLAYVDKKTGRLIKVEGNPEHPVSRGFVCKERINHMIDFIYHPDQLMYPLKRVGERGSGKWQRISWEQALDEIAAKMKELIEKYGPECIAVVEGTYRTDLYWARSRFLFAIGNPGNVTSPGTICSTCDVAMQYCMFGANTHTPDIMNSKCIVLDSRHPSESLPMQWHMIMERKRRGEEVHLIVLDPRFTEEARNADYWLQLRPGTDAGVFLAWIYIMLRDNLFDRNFVEKWSNGPLLLRIDKDWWLTEKDVVKGGREDRYVAMDKKRGPIIWDPIMCQFYTLNGEPIPDEEVKVELEGYFKIETVDGQVVECKTAFTAFKERIMEYPPEKMSEITWVPKKLLEESCKLYATTKPACMYRGVAPDQIGRASMSVEIARSMLRILTGNLDVVGGDIMTQPGPEIGGRMFLREALLDYQDHLTPEMKKKQLGADKFPIMAWPMFDLVNPHYRRVWRINACVSGHMFGINWPVLARTILTGKPYPIKCLIIWVGSPAVWAPNTKLVYEALSSPNLELVVVIDRWLNPSCTFADYVLPACTKSLERPYISTFEDFHPGVMVWERAIEPLGERKDEYWIFRELAKRLLPEDKWKDAFPWETLDEADNARLASIGLTLEEAKDLYIISTWTPRSYEHINPNTGRPRGFGTPTGRAELWVTIFKKLGLSPLPYYIEPYESPITQPELAKEYPLILSTGGRFRPQFHSELRQWGMGLREQHPEPLVEIHPDTARELGIAEGDWVWVETVRGKILMKARISSAIHPRCVLAEASWWYPELPGDKYWWYGNWISNANVLTLDELETLDPYTGSWQNRALLCKVYRATGFVPFMQFPRYVKPS; from the coding sequence ATGTCGGAGTCGGAAGTAATAGTTAAGAAGATTGGTTGTCACAGCGGCGAACCCGGCTGTTGGCTTAGATGCGGACTGTTAGCTTATGTCGACAAAAAGACGGGCAGACTCATCAAGGTCGAGGGGAACCCTGAGCATCCAGTGAGCAGAGGCTTCGTTTGTAAAGAGAGAATAAACCACATGATAGACTTCATATATCATCCAGATCAACTAATGTACCCTCTAAAGAGGGTTGGTGAGAGAGGATCTGGTAAGTGGCAGAGAATATCGTGGGAGCAAGCACTCGACGAGATAGCAGCGAAGATGAAGGAGCTAATTGAGAAGTACGGTCCTGAGTGTATAGCAGTGGTTGAGGGCACGTATAGGACAGACCTTTATTGGGCTAGATCCAGGTTCCTATTCGCTATAGGCAATCCAGGTAACGTCACCTCGCCGGGAACCATATGCTCGACGTGTGATGTTGCAATGCAGTACTGCATGTTCGGTGCCAATACCCATACTCCCGACATAATGAACTCTAAGTGCATAGTCCTCGACAGTCGACACCCATCAGAATCCCTCCCAATGCAGTGGCACATGATAATGGAGAGGAAGAGGAGGGGGGAGGAAGTTCACTTAATAGTCCTAGATCCAAGATTCACTGAGGAGGCTAGGAACGCTGATTATTGGTTACAGTTGAGACCAGGGACTGATGCTGGTGTCTTCTTGGCTTGGATCTACATAATGCTCAGGGACAACCTGTTTGACAGGAACTTCGTTGAAAAGTGGTCAAACGGTCCATTACTGCTCAGGATCGATAAGGACTGGTGGTTAACAGAGAAGGATGTAGTAAAGGGAGGTAGAGAGGACAGGTACGTCGCCATGGACAAGAAGAGGGGTCCAATAATATGGGACCCGATAATGTGTCAGTTCTACACTCTTAACGGCGAGCCTATACCTGATGAGGAAGTGAAGGTGGAGCTTGAAGGCTACTTCAAGATTGAGACCGTAGACGGACAGGTCGTTGAGTGCAAGACAGCCTTCACAGCATTTAAGGAGAGGATAATGGAGTACCCGCCGGAGAAGATGTCTGAAATAACCTGGGTCCCTAAGAAGTTATTGGAGGAGTCTTGTAAGCTTTATGCAACAACGAAACCTGCTTGCATGTATAGAGGGGTTGCGCCCGATCAAATAGGAAGAGCATCGATGTCTGTTGAGATTGCTCGAAGCATGCTGAGGATACTGACCGGTAATCTCGACGTGGTCGGTGGAGACATAATGACTCAGCCAGGTCCAGAAATAGGCGGGCGGATGTTCTTGAGAGAGGCTCTACTTGACTATCAAGATCACTTGACCCCTGAAATGAAGAAGAAGCAGCTTGGAGCAGATAAGTTCCCGATAATGGCATGGCCGATGTTCGACTTAGTGAACCCACACTATAGACGGGTTTGGAGGATCAACGCTTGCGTCTCGGGACACATGTTCGGCATAAACTGGCCAGTCTTAGCTAGAACCATATTAACTGGCAAGCCCTATCCAATAAAGTGCTTAATAATATGGGTAGGTAGCCCGGCAGTATGGGCTCCCAACACTAAACTGGTATATGAGGCTCTAAGTAGCCCCAACCTTGAGTTGGTGGTGGTCATTGATAGGTGGCTCAATCCATCATGTACATTTGCCGACTACGTCTTGCCAGCATGCACTAAGTCCCTCGAGAGACCATACATAAGCACGTTCGAGGACTTCCATCCAGGCGTAATGGTTTGGGAAAGAGCTATTGAGCCTCTAGGTGAGAGAAAGGATGAGTACTGGATCTTCAGGGAGCTAGCCAAAAGACTACTACCAGAGGACAAGTGGAAGGACGCATTCCCTTGGGAGACGTTGGATGAAGCCGATAACGCTAGGCTGGCATCAATAGGTTTGACACTTGAAGAAGCTAAGGACCTGTACATAATCTCCACATGGACTCCTAGGAGCTACGAGCACATAAACCCCAATACTGGAAGGCCAAGAGGGTTCGGAACTCCAACGGGTAGGGCAGAGCTTTGGGTAACGATATTCAAGAAGCTAGGTCTGAGCCCATTGCCCTACTACATAGAGCCTTACGAGAGCCCCATAACACAGCCAGAGTTAGCAAAGGAGTACCCATTAATATTGAGCACAGGTGGTAGGTTCAGGCCGCAATTCCACTCTGAGTTAAGGCAGTGGGGCATGGGTCTTAGGGAGCAACACCCAGAGCCTTTAGTCGAGATCCACCCCGATACGGCGAGAGAGCTCGGCATCGCTGAGGGCGATTGGGTCTGGGTTGAGACCGTGAGGGGCAAGATACTTATGAAGGCCAGGATATCTAGTGCCATCCATCCAAGATGTGTTCTCGCTGAAGCAAGCTGGTGGTATCCTGAGTTGCCTGGTGATAAGTATTGGTGGTATGGTAATTGGATATCTAACGCGAACGTCTTGACCCTAGATGAACTAGAGACCTTGGACCCGTACACGGGCTCGTGGCAGAACAGGGCACTATTATGCAAAGTCTATAGAGCAACAGGCTTTGTGCCATTCATGCAATTCCCAAGGTACGTAAAGCCATCTTAA